TCCGTACGCGACGGCGGTCCGGCCCGCTCGATCCGCGCGACGAGCGGCAGCACGAACTGGGGTGCCGCGTCGCGGTCGCTCGCTTCGCGGCGCACGGCGCCGGCGGCGTCGTTGCCGGGCCGGCCGGTGCTTTCTGCGCCGGCGCTCTCCGTGCCGGCGCCCTCCGTGCCGGCGCCCTCCGTGCCGGCGCTCGCCGTGCCGGTGCGTGCTGTGCCGGCGCACTCTGCACTCGCGCTTTCCGTGCTGGTCACCCGTCCGCCTTCTGTGCTGGTCACCGGTCCAGTCTGCCAGCCGCCACTGACAGGGGCCCGTGACCGACAGCTGGCGTCGTCGTTGTCTCCCGCTCGCCGCTGCTCTGTGCCCACGGGGCCGGCCGGTGGGCAACACAGCAGCGGCGAACCAACGCCGTCTGCCCGGCGCCGCGTTGCGGGCCGAACGCGGCGCGCCACGTTCTGGGGCGGGCACCGGGCAGCTGATCCGGCTACCGTCGGGGACGGCGGAGCGGGCCAAGGCCGCCCGGTGGCAGTGCCGGGGGCAGTGCCGGACAGCAGTGCCGAGAGCAGCAGCGGGTGGCAGTGCCGAGAGCAGCACCGGGTGGCAGTGCCGAGTGGCGGTGGAGGTGCCAACACGTATGAAGCTGGACGGGGTGGGGCGGCGCTACGGGGTGCGGGGCCCGTGGGTGCTGCGGGACGTACAACTCGAGGTGCCCGCGGGTGCGCTGCTGCGCATCGAGGGGACCAACGGCAGCGGGAAATCCACCCTGCTGCGGCTGTTGGCCGGGATCGACCGGCCCAGTGCCGGACGTATCACCGGGCGCCCGCGCAGCGCCTATGTGCCCGAACGGTTCCCGGCCGCGCTGCCCTTCACCGCCGTCGACTACCTCACCCACCTCGGCCGCATCCACGGTCTGACCGGCCCCGAAGCCGGTCGCCGCGGCGCCGAATGGCTGGCCCGGTTCGGGGCGGCCGCGCACGCCCGCACCCCGCTGGCCGAGCTGTCCAAGGGGACGAGCCAGAAGGTCGCGGTCGCCCAGGCGTTGCTCGCCGAACCCGAATTCCTGGTCCTGGACGAGGCCTGGACCGGCCTGGACCAGGGCGCCCGGGAGGTGCTCAACCGTGCGGTCGCCGAACGGGTCGCGGACGGCGGCACCGTCGTCTTCGTCGACCATGACCCGCAGCGGCTGGCGGGCGCGGCCGATGCCCGCTACCGCGTCGCGGACGGGCGGCTGCTGTCCCATGAGGAGAGCGGCCCGATGGGGGACGAGGCGCCCGCGCCCGGCCCCAGAGTGGTCATCGAGGCGCAGGGCGCACCGGGAGCGCCGCTGCCCGGGGAGCCGGAGCGCACGCCGGCCGGAGCGCCACGGCTGCCCGGTGGGACACAGGTCGTACCGCGGCCGGACGGTACGACACGGCTGACGGTCCCCGCGGTCCACTCCGACGCCTTGCTGCGCGCCCTGCTCACCACACGGCCGCCGTGGCACATCCGGTCGGTCACCAGCGCGGGGGCGGGGCCGGGGGAGGGGCCCGGCGACGACGCCCCGGCGTCGGCCCCCGCATCCGCGCCGCCCCCGCGCCCGCGTCCCCCCAGGCATCCGCGCACCCGTCCGCCCCCGCGGCCACCCAGGCGTCCGCGCGCCCGTCCGCCCCCGCGGCCACCCAGGCGTCCGCATCCGCTTCCCCTTCCGATTCCGCTTCCGCACCCGACGAGGCCCCCCTCACGTGATCGCTCTTCTCCGCTATCAGACGGCGCTGCTCGTCCGCTCGCACCGCTGGCTGCCGCCGGTGATCCTCTACGCCGCCTGGCTGGCCATCGGCGTCCAGAGCGGCGGCCCGATCCTCGTCGGGTTCGGCTGGGCCGCCGGCGGCCTGCTGCCGGTCGCCGTATGGCTGACCCGGGTCTGTGTCACCAACGAGCCGCCGGCGGCCCGCAATTGCACCGTGGCGGCCGCCGGTCCCGGCCGGGCCCACCTCGCCGCAGTGCTGGCCGCGGTCTGTACCGCGGTGCTGCTCGCCCTCCTCGGTACGGCACTGGTCGTGCTGCTGTCCGACCCCCACTCCACCGGCCACCAAGTCGCCGTCCCGGTCCTGCCCGCGGCGGCCGCCGGGCTGCTCGCCGCGCTGGCGTGCCTGTTGACGGGCACCGCGATCGGCGCGCTGAGCAACCGGCCGGTGCTGCGCAGCAGCGGCTGGAGCATCCCGGTGGGCATGCTCGCCGCCCTGCTGCTGCTCGTGCTGGGCGCCTCGCCCGCCAACACCGCCGTCTCGGGCCTGGTTACCGGCTCCCTCCACGGCACGATCACCACCCCGTGGCTGCCGCTCGCCGCCACCGCCCTGCTCGCGGCCGCCGCCACCGCCCTTGCCTGCGCGCTCAGCTCCCGCCGGAGTTGAAGCGCCGGAACGTATGGCCGGAGTTGAAGCGCCGCTGGCGTGAACGGACGGGGGCTGAGGCGTCGGGGTGAACGGACGGGGCGGGGCTGAGGCGTCGGGGTGGACGGATGGGGCGGGGCTGAGGGGGCGGGGCGTTCGGCGGGGGCGGGGCTGAGGCGTCGGGTGCCGCGCCGCGGCGGCGCTGGAATCAGGCCCGGACGTCTCCCCCGCCCCCTCCCCCTCTCCCCCTTCGGGGGAGGGGGCGGGGGGTGGGTTCGGGGGTGGGGGGAAGCAGCCGCACGCTCGAAGCCCTGCCCGGCACCGCTGCCCGTCCCACCCCGCTACTCCACCCGGTCCGGTCAGGTCAGGCCCCGGCCACCCCACCACCCCACCGCCCCACGGGGCCCGTGGCGCCCCCCACGGGGCCCGTGGCGCCCCCCCCGCGGGGCGGCAGCACCCTCCCCGTGGAACCCGTGGCCCCCGCAGCCTCAGTCGTGCCAGGGCCCCGTCACCGCGAACGTCGTCCCCGGCGTATAGCAATTGACGTACATCGTCCGGTGGTCCGGCGAGAAGGTCACCCCCGCGAACTCCCCCCACTCCGGCTTCTGTGGGGTGCCGATGTTCTGCCGGCCGCGCGCCATCGCATAGACCTCGCCGCGTCGGGTGAGGCCGAAGACGTGCTGGGCGCCCTCGCCGTCCTCGCAGACCATCAGGCCGCCGCTGGGCGCCAGGCAGATGTTGTCGGGGGACTCGCCGGGCAGTTGGAGGTCGCTGTCCGGGCCGAAGACGACGACCTGGGTCAGCCGCCGCTTCTCCGGGTCGTACTTCCACACCTGGCCGTAGTGGTCGGCCGCCGAGCCGGCGTCGCGGTGCGCGAAGCTGGAGACGAAGTAGACGCAGGAGCCGCCCCAGTAGCAGCCCTCCAGCTTCTGGGCGTGGGTGATGCCGCCGGGGCCGAAGTCCTGGAAGCGGATCGGGGTCTGACGGGCGAGCGGGTCGGGCACATCCACCCAGGTGACGTGATCGAAGGTGGTGCCCGGTTGCTGGACGGTGGAGAGGTCGGGCACACCGGGGACCCGCAGCGCCTGGAGCCGGCCGCCGGCCCGGAGCGAACCGCGGCCGCCCCTCGGCTTCTTCGGAAGAAAGCGGTAGAACAGGCCGAACGGCTTGTCGAAGGCGTCCTCGGTTTCGTAGACGGTGCCGGTGCCGGGGTCGACGGCGATCGCCTCGTGCTGGAAGCGGCCCATCGCGGTCAGCGGGACCGCGCCGGTGCGCCGCGGGTCGTACGGGTCGACCTCGAAGATGAAGCCGTGGTCCTTGGTGTAGTTCTCCTCACCGGCCCGGTGCTCGGTCTCCTCGCAGGTCAACCAGGTGCGCCAAGGGGTGGGGCCGCCCGCGCAGTTGGTGGACGTACCGGCGAGGGCGACCCGTTCCGAGCGGACGGAGTTGTCCGGGCCGAGTTCCAGGGCCGTACAGCCCCCCTCGCCGCCGGGGTCGTACGTCAGGTCCCGGACCCGGGGGACGGCCTGGCGCGAGCCCGTACGGTTCTCGTGGTTGCGGACGAGGAAGGTGCCGCCGCGGCGTCCGGAAGAACTGTGAGAGCCGAGAGAGCCCGGGAAGGCGGCCATGCCATCGCAGTTGCTGGGGACCTTGCCCTCCCCGGAGCGCAGCGGGTCGCCTTCCCGGGACAGGACCCGGTAGCGGAAGCCCCGGGGGAGGTCGAGCAGGCCGTGCGGGTCGGGTACCAGCGGGCCGTAACCGCGCCGCCCCATGCTCTGTGCGGTCGCGGTCCCCGTGAAGAGCTCCGTGAGGTTTCCGAAGAAGGCGATTCCCGCCCCCAGCGCTCCGGTTCTCGCCAGGATCTGACGTCGTGTCGCGGACATGGGCAACTCCCTGTTGGCGGACAGGTGACGTGACCCGCTCGTGTGTACCACGGGGCCGGGCCGCCGGGAACCAGGCGGCCCGGGTGTTGCCGCGGACGCGTCTACCGGGAGCCGTCGGCCACCAGGGTGCCGGCGTCGCGCGCCAGCGCCGTCAGCCGGGAGATGGCCCGGAAGTACTTCTTGCGGTAGCCGCCGC
This portion of the Streptomyces sp. 2114.4 genome encodes:
- a CDS encoding ABC transporter, whose product is MIALLRYQTALLVRSHRWLPPVILYAAWLAIGVQSGGPILVGFGWAAGGLLPVAVWLTRVCVTNEPPAARNCTVAAAGPGRAHLAAVLAAVCTAVLLALLGTALVVLLSDPHSTGHQVAVPVLPAAAAGLLAALACLLTGTAIGALSNRPVLRSSGWSIPVGMLAALLLLVLGASPANTAVSGLVTGSLHGTITTPWLPLAATALLAAAATALACALSSRRS
- a CDS encoding alkaline phosphatase PhoX, which produces MSATRRQILARTGALGAGIAFFGNLTELFTGTATAQSMGRRGYGPLVPDPHGLLDLPRGFRYRVLSREGDPLRSGEGKVPSNCDGMAAFPGSLGSHSSSGRRGGTFLVRNHENRTGSRQAVPRVRDLTYDPGGEGGCTALELGPDNSVRSERVALAGTSTNCAGGPTPWRTWLTCEETEHRAGEENYTKDHGFIFEVDPYDPRRTGAVPLTAMGRFQHEAIAVDPGTGTVYETEDAFDKPFGLFYRFLPKKPRGGRGSLRAGGRLQALRVPGVPDLSTVQQPGTTFDHVTWVDVPDPLARQTPIRFQDFGPGGITHAQKLEGCYWGGSCVYFVSSFAHRDAGSAADHYGQVWKYDPEKRRLTQVVVFGPDSDLQLPGESPDNICLAPSGGLMVCEDGEGAQHVFGLTRRGEVYAMARGRQNIGTPQKPEWGEFAGVTFSPDHRTMYVNCYTPGTTFAVTGPWHD